One stretch of Podospora bellae-mahoneyi strain CBS 112042 chromosome 2, whole genome shotgun sequence DNA includes these proteins:
- a CDS encoding hypothetical protein (EggNog:ENOG503P247; BUSCO:EOG09264S4C; COG:S), protein MNLNLSASLNIFKLLAKPSLCLPQATVATFADLPIPLDKAFAGQREKVDIKAVVLDKDDCFTYPEHNEVYDQYKQRFEALRAAYPGRRLLIVSNTSGAQSYDRDGKLAAAVEKATGVVVLPHETKKPGCGDEIMSYFRKHPETGVTSPSQIAIVGDRLSTDIMLANMMGSWGVWVKDGVVPLSEKSVFSRMERRLAPWLIARGYTAPDPSSPFE, encoded by the exons ATGAATCTCAATTTATCTGCCTCACTGAATATATTTAAACTGCTGGCGAAGCCGTCATTATGTCTTCCCCAGGCAACCGTAGCCACCTTTGCCGACCTTCCAATACCGCTCGACAAGGCGTTTGCGggacagagagagaaggtTGATATCAAGGCGGTGGTCTTGGACAAGGATGACTGCTTTACTTATCCGGAGCATAATGAGGTCTACGACCAGTACAAG CAACGTTTCGAGGCATTGCGAGCTGCCTACCCAGGTCGCCGTCTCCTGATTGTCTCCAACACTTCTGGAGCCCAGAGTTATGACCGTGATGGAAAGCTCGCCGCTGCCGTTGAGAAGGCTACCGGCGTTGTCGTTCTTCCACATGAGACCAAGAAGCCCGGGTGTGGCGATGAAATCATGTCCTATTTCCGCAAGCATCCCGAGACAGGAGTGACCAGCCCAAGTCAGATCGCCATTGTCGGAGATCGTTTGTCCACAGACATTATGCTGGCCAACATGATGGGAAGTTGGGGAGTCTGGGTCAAGGACGGGGTTGTTCCTCTGTCGGAGAAGAGCGTG TTCTCTAGGATGGAAAGAAGGCTAGCTCCATGGCTCATCGCCCGAGGTTACACGGCGCCTGATCCCTCAAGTCCTTTCGAGTGA
- a CDS encoding hypothetical protein (EggNog:ENOG503PH1C) encodes MHTTNIPTDHITMPLPSTVGKGGKAWIREEEFLFWKKLVPFTKKRCGDDIENNEEHEWNWVASEMRKRMREKYLKEGEPDRRNYTGLAMFEHYWQSARHRRPTVAAGRFPNRYCNLEANEEQVRERDERLVAIRKKRRDARKAARKAAREAREAREAEEAADGSPIRESTGSDNNDADMSDDTDETSDNDEEETPEFDEAEAIRKMEESTKIKQESGSEYESDEEDTGSEPDAKPRRRKGGKNNRRASIKKENRRSRSPEMTAFANNGTMAAKRRERLRAGEEMRRRNRELYEMLGRGEGNGGCYGGQGEGNGGCYGGQGQGQGQMRGVIQG; translated from the exons ATGCATACAACTAACATCCCCACAGATCACATCACCATGCCCCTACCCAGCACCGTAGGCAAAGGCGGCAAAGCCTGGATCCGAGAAGAGGAGTTCCTCTTCTGGAAGAAACTCGTCCCGTTCACCAAGAAGcgctgtggtgatgatatcGAGAATAACGAGGAGCATGAGTGGAATTGGGTTGCTTCcgagatgaggaagaggatgagggagaagtACCTGAAGGAAGGGGAGCCTGACCGTAGGAATTACACAGGACTCGCAATGT TCGAGCATTACTGGCAGAGTGCCCGTCATAGACGCCcgactgttgctgctggccgGTTTCCCAACCGGTATTGCAATTTGG AAGCCAACGAAGAGCAAGTCCGGGAGCGCGACGAACGCCTCGTCGCCATCCGCAAGAAGCGCCGTGATGCCCGCAAGGCAGCGCGCAAGGCAGCCCGTGAAGCTCGCGAAGCCCgcgaggctgaagaagccGCCGACGGCAGTCCCATCAGGGAGAGCACCGGGTCGGACAACAACGACGCTGACATGAGCGATGACACCGATGAAACCTCCGAcaatgacgaggaagaaaCCCCCGAGTTTGACGAAGCAGAAGCCATCCGTAAGATGGAGGAGTccaccaagatcaagcaAGAGAGCGGCTCCGAGTACGAgtctgacgaggaggacacCGGGTCTGAGCCCGACGCCAAACCCCGTCGTCGCAAGGGGGGTAAGAACAACAGGCGCGCTAGTATCAAGAAGGAAAACCGGCGTTCAAGGTCGCCGGAGATGACGGCTTTTGCAAATAATGGGACTATGGCTGctaagaggagggagaggttgcgtgctggggaggagatgaggaggaggaatagGGAGTTGTATgagatgttggggaggggggaggggaatggggggtGTTATGGGGGacagggggaggggaatggggggtGTTATGGGGgacaggggcaggggcaggggcagatGAGAGGGGTGATTcaggggtga